The Mercenaria mercenaria strain notata chromosome 8, MADL_Memer_1, whole genome shotgun sequence genome has a segment encoding these proteins:
- the LOC123566378 gene encoding neuropeptide receptor 15-like has product MSVTNTSLQLDHSQKALLNLTLDYTNGNMTADADPAYFAGVNESNGNITMLSAAPPEPASIETIVLLSILFCIIGTIGLIGNSLVIIVILLDRKMRQSLTNIFIMNLAVADFVIMLIGIPEIVQFMMNRGWLLGATLCKANRFILVVSLYVSILSLVFVCIERFVAIVYPLKAHILCGRRKIVFAILFIWPMSLACGLPTAILNTLMIPHPSVPYKHCFIVFPERKYQQMFEYMQFAFFYFIPVTVQVILYAVIGKKLYASTEELHARFQMRKDIRPKHDKTSDTIKARKDVVKMLASSVLVYIVCYAPPQILLIYDTFSPKPFQVTWSFRVFSIVISNVNSAANPILYSIFSQNFRKNFKKYLCYLCLPKPTEYQRTGQDISESRYLSRKISSTISRSTTFSKV; this is encoded by the exons atgagtGTTACGAATACATCTCTTCAATTGGATCATAGCCAGAAGGCTTTGTTGAACCTCACACTGGATTACACTAATGGTAATATGACAGCAGACGCGGATCCTGCTTACTTTGCAGGTGTAAATGAAAGTAATGGAAACATAACGATGTTAAGTGCTGCTCCCCCGGAGCCGGCGTCCATCGAAACTATTGTTTTATTATCCATCCTTTTCTGTATCATTGGAACCATCGGGCTTATCGGCAACAGTCTCGTCATTATAGTCATTCTGTTAGACAGGAAAATGCGACAGTCATTGActaatatatttataatgaatCTTGCCGTGGCAGATTTTGTCATCATGTTGATTGGGATTCCAGAGATTGTACAGTTTATGATGAACCGTGGATGGCTTCTTGGCGCCACATTGTGTAAGGCCAACCGCTTCATCCTCGTCGTCAGTCTCTATGTCTCCATATTATCCCTCGTTTTTGTTTGTATAGAAAG ATTTGTTGCCATTGTGTATCCGCTAAAAGCTCATATCTTATGCGGAAGAAGAAAAATTGTCTTCGCCATACTATTTATATGGCCGATGTCTTTGGCTTGTGGACTGCCGACGGCGATTTTGAACACTTTGATGATCCCTCATCCATCGGTTCCTTACAAACATTGCTTTATCGTGTTTCCAGAGAGAAAGTACCAGCAAATGTTCGAATACATGCAGTTTGCCTTCTTCTACTTTATACCGGTTACTGTTCAG GTTATATTATACGCCGTCATCGGAAAGAAGTTATATGCTAGTACAGAAGAACTACATGCGAGATTTCAGATGCGCAAAGATATTCGACCAAAACATGACAAAACGTCGGACACTATAAAAGCCCGCAAAGACGTCGTTAAGATGTTGGCTTCAAGCGTGCTTGTGTACATTGTATGTTACGCCCCGCCACAAATATTGCTGATCTACGACACATTTTCACCGAAACCGTTTCAGGTCACATGGTCTTTTCGTGTGTTCAGCATTGTTATTTCTAATGTAAATTCGGCGGCTAACCCGATTCTTTACAGCATATTTAGTCAAAACTTTAGAAAGAATTTTAAGAAATACCTGTGCTACCTGTGCCTACCAAAGCCAACGGAGTATCAGCGAACTGGACAAGACATTTCAGAATCCAGATACTTATCACGAAAGATTAGTTCAACGATCAGCCGGTCTACAACATTTTCAAAAGTCTGA